In the genome of Streptomyces sp. V2I9, one region contains:
- a CDS encoding malonic semialdehyde reductase: MSLVLDAAAQDLLFREARTANTFTDEPVTDEQVQAIYDLVKFGPTAFNQSPLRVVLVRSAEGRERLVQHMSEGNRPKTAKAPLVAILAADNEFHEELPALFPHFPQAKDVFFSERPVRESVAGLNAALQAAYFIIGVRAAGLAAGPMTGFDAAGIQKEFLDGDHTPLMVVNIGKPGEDAWFPRSPRLSYDEVVTTV; this comes from the coding sequence ATGTCCCTCGTTCTCGACGCCGCCGCCCAGGACCTCCTCTTCCGCGAGGCCCGCACCGCCAACACGTTCACCGACGAGCCGGTGACCGACGAGCAGGTGCAGGCGATCTACGACCTCGTCAAGTTCGGCCCCACCGCCTTCAACCAGTCGCCGCTGCGCGTCGTCCTGGTCCGTTCCGCCGAGGGTCGCGAGCGTCTGGTGCAGCACATGTCCGAGGGCAACCGCCCGAAGACCGCGAAGGCCCCGCTGGTCGCGATCCTGGCCGCCGACAACGAGTTCCACGAGGAGCTCCCGGCGTTGTTCCCGCACTTCCCGCAGGCCAAGGACGTGTTCTTCTCGGAGCGTCCGGTCCGCGAGTCGGTCGCCGGCCTCAACGCCGCGCTGCAGGCCGCCTACTTCATCATCGGCGTCCGCGCCGCCGGTCTGGCCGCCGGCCCGATGACCGGGTTCGACGCCGCGGGCATCCAGAAGGAGTTCCTGGACGGCGACCACACCCCGCTGATGGTGGTCAACATCGGCAAGCCGGGCGAGGACGCGTGGTTCCCGCGCAGCCCCCGCCTCTCCTACGACGAGGTCGTCACGACCGTCTGA
- the xseA gene encoding exodeoxyribonuclease VII large subunit, with the protein MALNTSAEAPLPVGEVSRLIGGWIDRLGAIWVEGQITQLSRRPGAGVVFLTLRDPSHDISVSVTCFRQVFDRIADVVSEGARVVVLAKPEWYAPRGQLSLRATDIRPVGIGELLVRLEQLKKSLASEGLFALDRKKPLPFLPQLIGLVCGRASAAERDVLENARRRWPAVRFEVRNTAVQGVNAVAQVVQAVEELDALPEVDVIVVARGGGSVEDLLPFSDEQLVRTVAACRTPVVSAIGHEPDSPLLDLVADLRASTPTDAAKKVVPDVGEELERVQQLRDRALRTVRGVLDREERGLAHALGRPAMERPQRLVDEREAEVDALLGRSRRVLGHLLDRADSELAHTLARVVSLSPAATLERGYAVLQRPDGHVVRSPDEAGAPGEPLRARVAEGDFTVRVDG; encoded by the coding sequence ATGGCTCTCAACACGTCCGCGGAAGCGCCGCTGCCCGTCGGTGAGGTCTCCCGGCTCATCGGGGGGTGGATCGACCGGCTGGGCGCCATCTGGGTGGAGGGGCAGATCACCCAGTTGTCGCGGCGGCCCGGAGCCGGTGTCGTCTTCCTGACGTTGCGCGACCCGTCGCACGACATCTCGGTGAGCGTGACCTGTTTCCGGCAGGTCTTCGACCGGATCGCCGACGTGGTGAGCGAGGGCGCGCGCGTCGTCGTGCTCGCCAAGCCCGAGTGGTACGCGCCCCGCGGCCAGCTGTCGCTGCGGGCCACCGACATACGGCCGGTCGGGATCGGCGAGTTGCTGGTGCGGCTGGAGCAGCTGAAGAAGTCGCTCGCCTCCGAAGGGCTCTTCGCGCTGGACCGGAAGAAGCCGCTCCCCTTCCTGCCGCAGCTCATCGGCCTGGTCTGCGGGCGGGCCTCCGCCGCCGAGCGCGACGTCCTGGAGAACGCCCGCCGCCGGTGGCCCGCCGTCCGCTTCGAGGTCCGCAACACCGCCGTCCAGGGGGTGAACGCGGTCGCCCAGGTCGTGCAGGCGGTCGAGGAGCTGGACGCGCTGCCCGAGGTCGACGTGATCGTGGTCGCCCGCGGCGGCGGCAGCGTCGAGGACCTGCTGCCGTTCTCCGACGAGCAGCTGGTCCGGACCGTGGCCGCCTGCCGTACGCCGGTGGTCTCCGCGATCGGCCACGAGCCCGACTCGCCCCTGCTGGACCTGGTCGCCGATCTGCGCGCCTCCACACCCACGGACGCGGCCAAGAAGGTCGTCCCCGATGTGGGCGAGGAGTTGGAGCGGGTGCAGCAGTTGCGGGACCGGGCACTGCGGACCGTACGAGGGGTGCTGGACCGCGAGGAGCGGGGGCTCGCGCACGCGCTGGGCCGGCCGGCGATGGAGCGGCCCCAGCGTCTGGTGGACGAGCGCGAGGCCGAGGTGGACGCGCTCCTCGGGCGCAGCCGCCGGGTGCTGGGCCACCTCCTGGACCGTGCCGATTCCGAGCTGGCGCACACGCTCGCGCGGGTCGTCTCGCTGTCCCCCGCCGCCACGCTGGAGCGCGGGTACGCGGTGCTCCAGCGGCCCGACGGGCACGTGGTGCGCTCCCCCGACGAGGCCGGTGCGCCCGGTGAACCCCTGCGGGCACGGGTGGCGGAGGGCGACTTCACCGTACGGGTGGACGGATGA
- the glpX gene encoding class II fructose-bisphosphatase: MSEHHLPSQLEVSPEAPDRNLALELVRVTEAAAMAAGRWVGRGDKIGADGAAVKAMRTLVSTVSMNGVVVIGEGEKDEAPMLFNGERVGDGTGAEVDIAVDPIDGTTLNAKGMPNAIAVLAAADRGAMFDPSAVFYMDKLVTGPEAADFVDIDAPVAVNIRRVARAKNSTPEDVTVVILDRPRHEGIVKEIRETGARIKFISDGDVAGSIMAAREGTGVDLLMGIGGTPEGIISACAIKCLGGVIQGKLWPKDEAERQKALDAGHDLDRVLSTDDLVSGDNVFFVATGITDGELMRGVRYRAETATTESIVMRSKSGTIRTISSTHRLSKLRAYSAIDFDRAQ, encoded by the coding sequence ATGTCCGAGCATCATCTGCCGTCCCAACTGGAGGTCTCCCCGGAGGCCCCGGACCGCAACCTGGCCCTGGAGCTGGTCCGGGTCACCGAGGCCGCCGCCATGGCGGCCGGGCGCTGGGTGGGCCGCGGCGACAAGATCGGCGCCGACGGCGCCGCCGTGAAGGCCATGCGCACCCTCGTCTCGACCGTCTCGATGAACGGCGTCGTCGTCATCGGAGAGGGCGAGAAGGACGAGGCCCCGATGCTGTTCAACGGCGAACGGGTCGGCGACGGCACCGGCGCCGAGGTCGACATCGCGGTCGACCCGATCGACGGCACCACGCTCAACGCCAAGGGCATGCCCAACGCCATCGCCGTGCTGGCGGCGGCCGACCGCGGTGCGATGTTCGACCCGTCGGCGGTCTTCTACATGGACAAGCTGGTCACGGGTCCCGAGGCGGCGGACTTCGTCGACATCGACGCCCCCGTGGCGGTGAACATCCGGCGCGTGGCCAGGGCGAAGAACTCCACGCCCGAGGACGTCACCGTCGTCATCCTGGACCGCCCCCGGCACGAGGGCATCGTCAAGGAGATCCGGGAGACCGGCGCGCGGATCAAGTTCATCTCGGACGGCGACGTCGCGGGCTCGATCATGGCCGCCCGCGAGGGCACCGGCGTCGATCTGCTGATGGGCATCGGCGGAACGCCCGAAGGCATCATCTCGGCCTGCGCCATAAAGTGCCTCGGCGGCGTCATCCAGGGCAAGCTCTGGCCCAAGGACGAGGCGGAGCGGCAGAAGGCGCTCGACGCGGGCCACGACCTGGACCGGGTGCTGTCCACCGACGACCTGGTCAGCGGCGACAACGTGTTCTTCGTGGCGACGGGGATCACGGACGGTGAGCTGATGCGCGGTGTGCGGTACCGCGCGGAGACGGCGACCACCGAGTCGATCGTGATGCGGTCGAAGTCCGGCACGATCCGGACGATCTCCTCGACCCACCGGCTGTCGAAGCTGCGTGCCTACAGCGCCATCGACTTCGACCGCGCGCAGTAG
- a CDS encoding 4-hydroxy-3-methylbut-2-enyl diphosphate reductase, with amino-acid sequence MGPMTATPARRVLLAAPRGYCAGVDRAVIAVEKALEQYGAPIYVRHEIVHNKYVVQTLEKKGAIFVDVTAEVPEGSIVMFSAHGVAPTVHAEAAERKLATIDATCPLVTKVHKEAVRYAKEDYDILLIGHEGHEEVIGTSGEAPDHIQLVDGPEDVANVEVRDESKVVWLSQTTLSVDETMETVDALKSKFPNLLSPPSDDICYATQNRQIAVKKLAEDAELVIVVGSKNSSNSIRMVEVALDAGAPAAHLVDFASEIDEAWLEGVTTVGLTSGASVPDVLVDGVLEWLAERGYADVETVKTADESITFSLPKELRRDLRAEAAALSAE; translated from the coding sequence ATGGGACCCATGACTGCAACGCCTGCCCGCCGTGTCCTGCTCGCCGCTCCTCGTGGCTACTGCGCGGGCGTGGACCGCGCCGTGATCGCCGTCGAGAAGGCCCTGGAGCAGTACGGGGCCCCGATCTACGTCCGCCACGAGATCGTGCACAACAAGTACGTCGTGCAGACCCTGGAGAAGAAGGGCGCGATCTTCGTGGACGTCACCGCGGAGGTGCCCGAGGGCTCCATCGTGATGTTCTCCGCGCACGGAGTCGCGCCCACCGTCCACGCGGAGGCCGCCGAGCGCAAGCTGGCCACCATCGACGCGACCTGCCCCCTGGTCACCAAGGTCCACAAGGAGGCCGTCCGGTACGCCAAGGAGGACTACGACATCCTCCTGATCGGCCACGAAGGCCACGAGGAGGTCATCGGGACCTCCGGCGAGGCCCCCGACCACATCCAGCTGGTCGACGGCCCCGAGGACGTGGCGAACGTCGAGGTGCGCGACGAGTCGAAGGTCGTCTGGCTCTCCCAGACCACCCTGTCCGTCGACGAGACGATGGAGACGGTCGACGCCCTCAAGTCGAAGTTCCCCAACCTCCTCTCGCCGCCCAGCGACGACATCTGCTACGCCACGCAGAACCGCCAGATCGCGGTGAAGAAGCTGGCCGAGGACGCCGAGCTGGTCATCGTGGTCGGCTCCAAGAACTCCTCGAACTCCATCCGGATGGTCGAGGTCGCGCTCGACGCCGGGGCCCCCGCCGCCCACCTGGTCGACTTCGCGAGCGAGATCGACGAGGCCTGGCTGGAGGGCGTGACGACGGTCGGCCTGACCTCCGGGGCCTCGGTGCCGGACGTCCTGGTCGACGGTGTCCTGGAATGGCTCGCGGAGCGGGGCTACGCGGACGTGGAGACGGTGAAGACGGCCGACGAGTCGATCACCTTCTCCCTCCCCAAGGAGCTCCGCCGCGACCTCCGCGCCGAGGCCGCCGCCCTGTCCGCCGAATAG
- a CDS encoding DUF4245 domain-containing protein: MFLSTLVIAACAGVMYLFIPKGEHADPVKAVDFTVELATVRTAAPYPVAAPEGLPGKWKATSVRYEEAADKSWHLGFLDPDRKYVAVEQSTAAARTYVPEVSQKAEDTGRTETVGGKEWQVWEGEKYNALVLPGKGHTTVVTGSAPKESLVEMAEALKTTPPAAPAG; encoded by the coding sequence ATGTTCCTGTCGACTTTGGTGATCGCCGCCTGCGCGGGGGTCATGTATCTCTTCATCCCGAAGGGCGAGCACGCCGACCCGGTCAAGGCGGTCGACTTCACCGTGGAGCTGGCGACGGTACGTACCGCCGCGCCCTATCCGGTGGCCGCGCCGGAGGGGCTGCCGGGGAAGTGGAAGGCGACCTCCGTCCGGTACGAGGAGGCCGCGGACAAGTCCTGGCACCTCGGTTTCCTCGACCCGGACCGCAAGTACGTCGCGGTCGAGCAGTCCACCGCCGCCGCGCGCACGTACGTCCCCGAGGTCAGCCAGAAGGCGGAGGACACCGGGCGGACCGAGACGGTGGGCGGCAAGGAGTGGCAGGTCTGGGAGGGGGAGAAGTACAACGCCCTCGTCCTGCCGGGGAAGGGCCACACCACGGTGGTGACCGGCTCGGCTCCGAAGGAGAGCCTGGTCGAGATGGCCGAGGCCCTGAAGACGACGCCGCCCGCGGCCCCGGCGGGCTGA
- a CDS encoding DUF1707 domain-containing protein produces MDLEKQPQQPHAPAAPPPAEAPAGDGLRASDADRDRIADILREAVAEGRLTADEHAERVDLVYRAKTVGELQPLVRDLPASHDAPARPDAQQPYTYGPAGSDGPAENLVAVFSGASRKGRWRVGGRTNAFSLFGSVEIDLTEALFGQRLTVINATSIFGSVDVRVPENISLRGNGTGVFGTFDVQTLESADPEAPVVVVNGYSLFGSVEARPKRGKFVADLQHRLRKHLGH; encoded by the coding sequence GTGGACCTAGAGAAGCAGCCTCAGCAGCCCCACGCCCCGGCCGCCCCGCCGCCCGCCGAAGCCCCGGCGGGCGATGGCCTGCGCGCCTCCGACGCCGATCGTGACCGGATCGCGGACATCCTGCGCGAGGCGGTGGCCGAGGGTCGCCTGACGGCCGACGAGCACGCCGAGCGGGTGGACCTGGTCTACCGGGCCAAGACCGTCGGCGAACTCCAGCCGCTGGTCAGGGACCTGCCCGCCTCCCACGACGCCCCCGCCCGCCCGGATGCGCAGCAGCCGTACACCTACGGCCCCGCGGGCTCCGACGGACCGGCGGAGAACCTGGTCGCGGTCTTCAGCGGCGCCTCCCGCAAGGGGCGTTGGCGGGTCGGCGGCCGGACGAACGCCTTCTCGCTCTTCGGCAGTGTCGAGATCGATCTGACCGAGGCGCTTTTCGGCCAACGACTCACCGTCATCAATGCGACGTCCATCTTCGGCAGTGTCGATGTGAGGGTGCCGGAGAACATTTCCCTCCGCGGCAACGGCACCGGTGTTTTCGGCACGTTCGACGTGCAGACCCTCGAATCGGCGGACCCGGAAGCGCCGGTCGTCGTGGTCAACGGCTATTCCCTGTTCGGGTCCGTCGAGGCGCGGCCGAAGCGCGGCAAGTTCGTCGCGGACCTTCAGCACCGGCTGCGCAAACATCTCGGCCACTGA
- a CDS encoding APC family permease, with amino-acid sequence MTSVPESGSGSGTGSGAGSGTGGGANGGTGGGPPEGGSGPGSGSGSGSGVAQGGLRRTLGFRDLVVYGLLFIAPMAPVGVFGTLDAKSDGAVALVYVVATVVMGFTAFSYAQMVRVAPFAGSVFTYARKGLGEGPGFIAGWMAMLDYLLIPAVAYLFSGIAMNALVPEVSRWVWTALAVLVTTLLNLWGVRAAARVGFAVLAMEIVVLLVFVVSAVVVLVRDGAQRDWLSPLTGDTGFSMAAVLGAVSIAVLSYLGFDAIASFAEEVTGGSQKVARAVLFCLVLAGTLFVAQSYLAALLEPVSSAELAADPAAQGSAFYDAVDASVGTWLHDLVAVSKAIGAAFAALAGQAAAGRLVFAMARERRLPSLLAKVSPTSGVPRVAILGAAVVTLVAAVWAARRDDGLDHLVSVVDIGALTAFILLHASVVGWFAVRRMAGPPVWWRHVLVPVVGAGVLVAVIVEATTTSQVVGLCWLGVGLVVLAVQGTGRRGGAEGPPGGPGGPGPGDPGGVRGTEG; translated from the coding sequence ATGACGTCGGTGCCCGAGAGCGGTTCGGGAAGCGGTACGGGGAGCGGGGCCGGAAGCGGTACGGGGGGTGGAGCGAACGGAGGTACGGGCGGGGGGCCGCCGGAAGGCGGTTCGGGGCCGGGCTCCGGGAGCGGCTCCGGGAGCGGTGTCGCGCAGGGCGGGCTGCGGCGGACGCTCGGATTCCGGGACCTGGTCGTCTACGGTCTCCTCTTCATCGCCCCGATGGCCCCCGTCGGCGTGTTCGGCACCCTCGACGCGAAGTCCGACGGAGCGGTCGCGCTCGTCTACGTGGTGGCCACGGTCGTCATGGGCTTCACGGCCTTCAGCTACGCCCAGATGGTGCGCGTCGCCCCCTTCGCCGGTTCGGTCTTCACGTATGCCCGCAAGGGTCTCGGGGAAGGGCCGGGGTTCATCGCCGGGTGGATGGCCATGCTCGACTACCTCCTCATCCCCGCCGTCGCCTACCTCTTCTCCGGCATCGCGATGAACGCCCTGGTCCCGGAGGTCTCGCGCTGGGTGTGGACCGCCCTCGCGGTACTCGTGACGACCCTGCTCAACCTGTGGGGCGTGCGGGCCGCCGCCCGTGTCGGCTTCGCGGTGCTGGCCATGGAGATCGTCGTGCTGCTGGTCTTCGTGGTCTCGGCCGTCGTCGTCCTCGTCCGGGACGGGGCGCAGCGCGACTGGCTGTCGCCGCTGACCGGGGACACCGGGTTCTCCATGGCCGCCGTGCTGGGGGCCGTGTCGATCGCCGTGCTGTCGTACCTCGGTTTCGACGCCATCGCCTCGTTCGCCGAGGAGGTGACGGGCGGTTCGCAGAAGGTGGCGCGGGCGGTGCTGTTCTGCCTGGTGCTGGCCGGCACCCTGTTCGTGGCGCAGTCGTACCTGGCGGCCCTCCTGGAACCGGTCAGCTCGGCGGAGCTGGCGGCGGACCCGGCGGCGCAGGGGTCGGCGTTCTACGACGCGGTGGACGCCTCGGTGGGGACCTGGCTGCACGATCTGGTGGCGGTCAGCAAGGCGATCGGCGCCGCCTTCGCCGCGCTGGCGGGGCAGGCCGCCGCCGGCCGGCTCGTCTTCGCGATGGCCCGTGAGCGGCGGCTGCCGTCCCTGCTCGCGAAGGTCAGCCCGACCTCGGGCGTGCCGCGGGTGGCGATCCTGGGCGCGGCGGTCGTGACGCTGGTGGCCGCCGTGTGGGCGGCCCGCCGCGACGACGGCCTGGACCACCTGGTCTCGGTGGTGGACATCGGCGCGCTGACGGCGTTCATCCTGCTGCACGCGTCGGTGGTCGGCTGGTTCGCCGTGCGCCGGATGGCGGGGCCGCCCGTGTGGTGGCGGCACGTCCTCGTGCCGGTGGTCGGCGCGGGCGTCCTCGTCGCGGTCATCGTCGAGGCGACGACGACCTCCCAGGTGGTGGGCCTCTGCTGGCTCGGCGTGGGGCTCGTGGTGCTGGCGGTACAGGGGACGGGACGCCGGGGCGGGGCGGAGGGTCCGCCGGGAGGTCCGGGGGGTCCGGGTCCGGGGGATCCGGGGGGTGTGCGCGGCACGGAGGGGTGA
- a CDS encoding exodeoxyribonuclease VII small subunit, which yields MTDDDGTEASPAATGTLGYEQARDELIEVVRRLEAGGTTLEESLALWERGEELAKVCRHWLEGARARLDAVLARPQDADEG from the coding sequence ATGACGGACGACGACGGTACGGAGGCGAGCCCCGCCGCCACGGGCACGCTCGGGTACGAGCAGGCGCGCGACGAGCTCATCGAGGTCGTGCGCCGGCTGGAGGCGGGCGGCACGACCTTGGAGGAGTCGCTGGCCCTGTGGGAGCGGGGCGAGGAGCTGGCGAAGGTCTGCCGCCACTGGCTGGAGGGCGCCCGGGCCCGGCTGGACGCGGTCCTCGCCCGCCCGCAGGACGCCGACGAGGGCTGA
- a CDS encoding fumarate hydratase — protein MAEFAYSDLLPLGEDTTPYRLVTAEGVSTFEADGRTFLKVEPEALRTLAAEAMHDISHYLRPAHLAQLRRIIDDPEASSNDKFVALDLLKNANIAAAGVLPMCQDTGTAIVMGKRGQNVLTEGGDEEALSHGIYDAYTKLNLRYSQMAPLTMWDEKNTGSNLPAQIELYATDGGAYKFLFMAKGGGSANKSFLYQETKAVLNETSMMTFLEEKIRSLGTAACPPYHLAIVVGGTSAEFALKTAKYASAHYLDELPAEGSPTGHGFRDKELEQKVFELTQKIGIGAQFGGKYFCHDVRVVRLPRHGASLPVAIAVSCSADRQATAKITAEGVFLEQLEKDPARFLPDTTDAHLDESGEVVEIDLNRPMDEVLAELTKYPVKTRLSLTGPLVVARDIAHAKIKERLDAGEEMPQYLKDHPVYYAGPAKTPEGYASGSFGPTTAGRMDSYVEQFQAAGGSKVMLAKGNRSKQVTDACDAHGGFYLGSIGGPAARLAQDCIKKVEVVEYEELGMEAVWKIEVEDFPAFIVVDDKGNDFFTEPAPAPTFTSIPVRGPGLA, from the coding sequence ATGGCAGAGTTTGCGTACTCCGATCTGCTCCCCCTGGGGGAGGACACCACGCCGTACCGTCTGGTGACCGCCGAGGGTGTCTCCACCTTCGAGGCCGACGGGCGTACGTTCCTCAAGGTCGAGCCGGAGGCGCTGCGCACGCTCGCCGCCGAGGCGATGCACGACATCTCGCACTATCTGCGCCCGGCCCACCTGGCGCAGCTGCGGCGGATCATCGACGACCCGGAGGCGTCCTCCAACGACAAGTTCGTCGCGCTGGACCTCCTGAAGAACGCGAACATCGCCGCCGCGGGCGTGCTGCCGATGTGCCAGGACACCGGCACGGCGATCGTCATGGGCAAGCGCGGGCAGAACGTGCTGACCGAGGGCGGTGACGAGGAGGCCCTGTCGCACGGGATCTACGACGCGTACACCAAGCTCAACCTGCGCTACTCGCAGATGGCCCCGCTGACCATGTGGGACGAGAAGAACACCGGCTCCAACCTCCCGGCCCAGATCGAGCTGTACGCCACCGACGGCGGCGCGTACAAGTTCCTCTTCATGGCGAAGGGCGGCGGCTCGGCCAACAAGTCGTTCCTCTACCAGGAGACGAAGGCCGTCCTGAACGAGACCTCCATGATGACGTTCCTGGAGGAGAAGATCCGTTCGCTGGGCACCGCGGCCTGTCCGCCGTACCACCTGGCGATCGTGGTCGGCGGCACGTCGGCGGAGTTCGCGCTGAAGACCGCGAAGTACGCCTCCGCGCACTACCTGGACGAGCTGCCCGCCGAGGGCTCCCCCACCGGGCACGGCTTCCGGGACAAGGAGCTGGAGCAGAAGGTCTTCGAGCTGACGCAGAAGATCGGGATCGGTGCGCAGTTCGGCGGCAAGTACTTCTGCCACGACGTGCGCGTGGTGCGTCTGCCCCGGCACGGCGCCTCGCTGCCCGTCGCCATCGCCGTCTCCTGCTCGGCGGACCGCCAGGCCACCGCGAAGATCACCGCCGAGGGCGTCTTCCTGGAGCAGCTGGAGAAGGACCCGGCCCGTTTCCTCCCGGACACCACCGACGCGCACCTGGACGAGTCCGGGGAGGTCGTGGAGATCGACCTCAACCGGCCGATGGACGAGGTGCTGGCCGAGCTGACCAAGTACCCGGTCAAGACCCGGCTCTCCCTGACCGGCCCGCTGGTCGTTGCCCGCGACATCGCGCACGCCAAGATCAAGGAGCGGCTGGACGCCGGCGAGGAGATGCCGCAGTACCTGAAGGACCACCCGGTGTACTACGCGGGCCCGGCGAAGACGCCCGAGGGGTACGCCTCCGGTTCGTTCGGTCCGACGACGGCCGGCCGGATGGACTCGTACGTGGAGCAGTTCCAGGCGGCGGGCGGCTCGAAGGTGATGCTCGCCAAGGGCAACCGCAGCAAGCAGGTCACCGACGCCTGCGACGCGCACGGCGGCTTCTACCTCGGCTCGATCGGCGGCCCGGCGGCCCGCCTCGCGCAGGACTGCATCAAGAAGGTCGAGGTCGTCGAGTACGAGGAGCTCGGCATGGAAGCGGTCTGGAAGATCGAGGTCGAGGACTTCCCCGCGTTCATCGTCGTCGACGACAAGGGCAACGACTTCTTCACCGAGCCGGCTCCGGCACCGACGTTCACCAGCATTCCGGTACGGGGGCCGGGCCTCGCCTGA
- a CDS encoding WhiB family transcriptional regulator, producing the protein MLQPPHQPLQVAAVPAQRTPAREDDAGPWHSDAACRSDEAGLFFAPSKEPTAARLAREEAAKRVCARCPVMVECREHALVQPEPYGVWGGLTAAERRVALARRRRRDIELTTAATAERIAAAG; encoded by the coding sequence GTGCTGCAACCGCCGCATCAGCCCCTGCAGGTCGCCGCCGTTCCGGCCCAGCGGACCCCCGCTCGGGAGGACGATGCGGGCCCCTGGCATTCGGACGCGGCGTGTCGCAGCGACGAGGCCGGCCTGTTCTTCGCCCCCTCCAAGGAGCCGACCGCCGCGCGGCTGGCCCGCGAGGAGGCCGCCAAGCGGGTCTGCGCCCGGTGCCCGGTCATGGTGGAGTGCCGGGAGCACGCGCTGGTGCAGCCCGAGCCGTACGGGGTCTGGGGCGGGCTCACCGCCGCGGAGCGCCGGGTGGCGCTGGCCCGGCGGCGACGGCGCGACATCGAGCTGACCACCGCGGCGACGGCCGAGCGCATAGCCGCGGCGGGCTGA
- a CDS encoding LuxR C-terminal-related transcriptional regulator → MKDDHSPSPVCDCRESPSDRSIPEQPCEAALATYRRALTEGGLPADAAPPCLRSLHLMVADREAPGRLIPVPPETASFAALAPIEEAIAEQRRTLRSTRATLAAFEGLYAEMNRQERPALTRLSGQAVIAKALVAGAAGCRAEVRTAHPGGGRPAHILEESLPRDLDNLRRGIRQRTLYQHTVRSDRTTLAYIEQVTAEGAEIRTLPEVMDRFIVFDRDLALIPFSDDPHTALRVRHPSLVRFLVRHFDEAWSRAVPVRPERAPLRTPVVTSDLQRAILQAVVNGETDAAIARRIGMSRRSVAEHMRKVSEQLGSNSRAQLGYLVATSGLLDD, encoded by the coding sequence GTGAAGGACGATCATTCCCCCTCACCGGTATGTGATTGCCGTGAATCACCCTCGGACCGGTCGATACCGGAACAACCCTGCGAGGCGGCGCTCGCGACCTATCGCCGTGCGCTGACGGAGGGCGGCCTCCCGGCCGACGCCGCACCGCCCTGCCTGCGGTCCCTGCACCTGATGGTGGCCGACCGGGAGGCCCCCGGCCGCCTCATCCCCGTACCACCGGAGACCGCCTCGTTCGCCGCCCTCGCCCCGATCGAGGAGGCGATCGCCGAGCAGCGGCGCACCCTGCGCTCCACCCGCGCCACACTCGCCGCCTTCGAGGGCCTCTACGCCGAGATGAACCGCCAGGAACGCCCCGCCCTCACCCGGCTCTCCGGGCAGGCCGTCATCGCCAAGGCTCTGGTCGCCGGTGCCGCCGGCTGCCGTGCCGAGGTCCGCACCGCCCACCCCGGCGGCGGACGTCCCGCCCACATCCTGGAGGAGTCCCTCCCGCGCGACCTGGACAACCTGCGGCGCGGCATCCGCCAGCGCACCCTCTACCAGCACACCGTTCGTTCGGACCGCACCACGCTCGCGTACATCGAGCAGGTGACCGCCGAAGGGGCCGAGATCCGGACGCTGCCCGAGGTCATGGACCGGTTCATCGTCTTCGACCGGGACCTCGCCCTCATCCCGTTCTCCGACGATCCGCACACGGCGCTGCGCGTCCGCCACCCCTCGCTCGTCCGCTTCCTGGTCCGCCACTTCGACGAGGCATGGTCACGCGCGGTCCCCGTACGCCCCGAACGCGCGCCGCTGCGCACGCCCGTGGTCACCTCCGACCTCCAGCGCGCCATCCTCCAGGCCGTCGTCAACGGAGAGACGGACGCCGCCATCGCCCGCCGGATCGGCATGAGCCGCCGCAGCGTGGCCGAGCACATGCGCAAGGTCTCCGAGCAACTGGGCAGCAACAGCCGGGCCCAACTCGGCTACCTGGTCGCGACGTCGGGCCTGCTGGACGACTGA